A genomic region of Anopheles coustani chromosome 3, idAnoCousDA_361_x.2, whole genome shotgun sequence contains the following coding sequences:
- the LOC131272759 gene encoding ubiquitin conjugation factor E4 A, giving the protein MDTTQQQPNPLEQKTNAHIERIFLITLNKNPQKNKQLVYMEDVAQGVENGLLDLEVLEQALFERLMLFNPSEYLIPNNITSSDTPQIAESKVIVYLYGCFVRNEKPVDQGDSVAVENRRKMKALILRNACTSLKQPELYEGQNLSNQVLDIFKQTELDDQSVKAHFVSETVREIFADSDTEEEGYLVIRSIFGPMFVDVLKALRTASLISIERWVMPFLQVFSSDKTNPRLAHIFLDYTTPPAGSEGIKYSESLLGQLLSLSIMPQNHNGPYEYYENPLTTTRSACDNLSSSLWNYTKLHLEQMHGFVKSFLLLGGDVRSKTLDWIGKCLHANVPRGQIWNTHHGLGMFGNQTTSPDSFSINLAGVLLRLCQPLLKPQLKVLIVDPTYCAVRDAADKQTKGVHMLDTEKETCLLPLEEENEQRLEAERYNFVTECFFMTHKAIDLGFRVCIEKFFRTNRELHRLQTMYHETIAQNGPDVANDIMQMLSSQTQQFLCLQNVLLEPATDQLLLQFYEASAIWLTQVSSRDAAQLDALDPAKGFSPQTVEPVELPLRTDVRVSRVLKCIPEYIIENIVGYLQFSRHFDSQPLRVDVEAQKAVFTMVLIFMGSSERIRNPHLRARLAEGLESLLPKDSETGGFSFSAALFTNHPHRLEIIPNLLRVFVSIEMTGQSVQFEQKFNYRRPMYAIMDYLWKLDEQKQCFRELERLAIENIEAEDPPIFLRFINLLINDAIFLLDESLSNLQQIRQMQGAQDNGEWESLPQTERQQNQANLRNLGMLARFDNILGRDTINILQLLTSETQSIFCHSSMVDRVAAMLNYFLLNLTGPKKGNFKVKDKREFEFDPARTVLEICRIYVNLRECDAFCLAVSQDGRSYSPQLFEYAEQVLTRIGGGQLIGEIQEFSQKVQRIEKQQKIDEEALIDPPDEFLDPIMSSLMTDPVTLPSSRITVDRSTIARHLLSDQSDPFNRSPLTMEQVKRNDQLKSEIDAWIREKRAAHAVALAAKANETTQTTMTTTTTMESSTDETTTADAEQTAADQ; this is encoded by the exons ATGGACACAACGCAGCAGCAACCCAACCCGCTTGAGCAGAAAACGAATGCCCATATCGAGCGAATCTTTCTCATTACGCTCAACAAGAATccgcagaaaaacaaacagctgGTTTACATGGAGGATGTGGCACAGGGCGTCGAGAATGGGCTGCTTGATCTGGAGGTGCTGGAGCAGGCACTGTTCGAGCGGCTCATGCTGTTCAACCCGTCGGAGTATCTTATCCCCAACAACATTACCTCATCCGACACGCCTCAGATCGCGGAATCGAAGGTAATCGTGTACCTCTACGGATGTTTCGTGCGCAATGAAAAACCCGTCGATCAGGGCGACAGTGTTGCAGTGGAAAATCGGCGCAAAATGAAAGCCCTTATTTTGCGGAACGCTTGCACCTCGCTGAAACAACCCGAGCTGTACGAGGGCCAAAACCTATCCAATCAGGTGCTCGATATCTTCAAGCAAACGGAGCTGGATGACCAGTCGGTGAAGGCACACTTCGTGTCGGAAACGGTGCGCGAAATTTTCGCCGATTCCGACACGGAAGAGGAGGGCTACCTTGTGATTCGAAGCATTTTTGGTCCAATGTTTGTGGACGTGCTGAAGGCGTTACGGACGGCGTCGCTGATCAGCATCGAGCGCTGGGTGATGCCGTTCCTGCAGGTATTCTCCAGCGACAAAACCAATCCCCGGTTGGCGCACATTTTTCTCGACTACACCACACCACCCGCGGGCTCCGAGGGTATCAAGTACTCCGAATCGTTGCTAGGGCAACTACTGTCGCTTTCGATTATGCCACAAAACCATAACGGACCGTATGAGTACTATGAGAACCCACTGACGACGACACGCTCGGCGTGTGATAATTTGTCCTCGAGCCTGTGGAACTACACCAAGCTGCACCTGGAGCAGATGCACGGGTTTGTGAAGAGTTTCCTGCTACTGGGCGGGGACGTCCGAAGTAAAACGCTCGATTGGATAGGAAAGTGTCTGCACGCCAATGTACCCCGTGGACAGATTTGGAACACGCACCATGGGCTGGGAATGTTTGGCAACCAAACCACGTCGCCCGATTCGTTCAGTATCAATTTGGCCGGTGTGCTGTTGCGTCTCTGTCAACCGCTACTCAAGCCCCAGCTGAAGGTTCTGATTGTCGATCCCACGTACTGTGCCGTCCGGGATGCGGCCGACAAACAGACGAAAGGTGTGCACATGCTCGACACGGAGAAAGAGACCTGCCTCCTTCCGCTGGAGGAGGAAAACGAGCAACGGCTGGAGGCGGAGCGGTACAACTTCGTCACGGAGTGTTTCTTCATGACGCACAAGGCTATCGATCTCGGGTTTCGCGTGTGTATTGAAAAGTTCTTCCGCACCAACCGGGAGCTGCACCGGCTGCAGACGATGTACCACGAAACGATCGCGCAGAACGGGCCCGATGTGGCCAACGACATCATGCAGATGCTGTCCTCGCAAACGCAACAGTTCCTCTGTCTCCAGAACGTCCTGCTGGAACCGGCCACCGATCAGCTGTTGCTACAGTTCTACGAGGCGTCCGCCATTTGGTTAACGCAGGTTAGCTCCCGCGATGCCGCGCAGCTCGATGCGCTCGATCCGGCCAAAGGATTCTCGCCGCAGACGGTGGAACCGGTTGAGCTGCCATTGCGAACCGATGTGCGAGTTTCGCGCGTCCTCAAGTGCATTCCGGAGTACATCATCGAGAACATTGTGGGATATTTGCAGTTTTCGCGCCACTTCGACAGCCAACCGCTGCGGGTGGACGTCGAGGCCCAGAAGGCCGTCTTCACGATGGTGCTGATCTTTATGGGTAGTTCGGAGCGCATCCGCAATCCGCACCTCCGGGCCCGGCTCGCCGAGGGTCTCGAGAGTCTCCTACCGAAGGACTCGGAAACGGGTGGATTCAGCTTCAGTGCCGCCCTGTTCACTAACCATCCGCACCGGCTCGAAATCATTCCCAATCTTCTGCGAGTGTTCGTGAGCATCGAAATGACGGGCCAGAGCGTGCAGTTTGAGCAGAAGTTTAACTACCGACGGCCGATGTATGCCATCATGGACTACCTGTGGAAGCTTGACGAGCAGAAGCAGTGCTTCCGGGAGCTGGAGCGGCTAGCGATCGAAAACATCGAGGCCGAAGATCCGCCCATCTTCCTGCGCTTCATCAACCTGCTCATCAACGATGCAATCTTCCTGCTGGACGAGTCGCTGAGCAACCTGCAGCAGATCCGCCAGATGCAGGGTGCCCAGGACAACGGCGAGTGGGAATCACTGCCCCAAACCGAACGCCAGCAGAACCAAGCGAACCTGCGCAATCTGGGGATGTTGGCGCGGTTCGATAATATTCTCGGTCGCGATACGATCAACATCCTCCAGCTGCTGACGTCGGAGACACAGTCCATCTTCTGCCACTCGTCGATGGTGGACCGGGTGGCGGCGATGCTGAACTACTTCCTGCTCAATCTGACCGGCCCAAAGAAGGGCAACTTTAAGGTGAAGGATAAGCGCGAGTTTGAGTTTGATCCGGCACGGACGGTGCTGGAGATTTGTCGCATTTACGTCAACCTGCGGGAGTGCGATGCGTTCTGTTTGGCCGTCTCGCAGGATGGCCGTAGCTACAGTCCGCAGCTGTTCGAGTACGCCGAGCAGGTGTTGA CGCGCATCGGCGGTGGTCAACTGATCGGCGAGATACAGGAGTTCTCGCAGAAGGTGCAGCGCATCGAAAAGCAGCAAAAGATCGACGAGGAAGCGTTGATCGATCCGCCGGACGAGTTCCTCGATCCGATCATGTCGTCGCTGATGACCGACCCCGTCACACTGCCCAGTTCGCGCATCACCGTCGATCGGTCGACGATCGCGCGCCACCTTCTCTCCGATCAGTCCGATCCGTTCAACCGTTCGCCGCTGACGATGGAACAGGTGAAACGAAACGATCAACTGAAGAGCGAAATCGACGCGTGGATACGGGAGAAACGGGCCGCCCATGCCGTGGCCCTGGCTGCCAAAGCAAACGAGACGACGcagacgacgatgacgacgacgacgacgatggaaaGTAGCACCGATGAGACCACCACTGCTGATGCCGAACAAACGGCAGCTGACCAATAG